A DNA window from Streptococcus mutans contains the following coding sequences:
- the murD gene encoding UDP-N-acetylmuramoyl-L-alanine--D-glutamate ligase — translation MKHVKNFENKKVLVLGLARSGEAAARLLAKLGAIVTVNDGKPFDENPSAQALLEEGIKVICGSHPLELLDEAFAYMVKNPGIPYTNPMVVRALEKNIPVITEVELAYLISEAPIIGITGSNGKTTTTTMIADVLNHAGQSARLSGNIGFPASEVAQPVTEKDILVMELSSFQLMGTESFHPHMAVITNLMPTHIDYHGSFENYIEAKWNIQKNMTEKDFLVLNFNQDLAKDLANQTQAKIIPFSTKEKVDGAYLDGQMLCFKGQAIMSASELGVPGSHNVENALATIAVAKLSGVSNEAIRETLIHFGGVKHRLQSLGNIAGVKFYNDSKSTNILATQKALSGFDNSKVILIAGGLDRGNEFDELVPDIKGLKKMIILGESAPRLKHAAVQAGVTYLNAKDVAQATRIAFQEASPGDVVLLSPANASWDMYKNFEVRGDEFITTFKSLKGE, via the coding sequence ATGAAACACGTCAAAAATTTTGAAAATAAAAAGGTTTTGGTTCTTGGCTTAGCACGATCAGGTGAAGCTGCGGCACGTCTCTTGGCGAAATTAGGAGCTATTGTAACTGTCAATGATGGTAAGCCTTTTGATGAAAATCCATCAGCGCAGGCACTTTTAGAGGAAGGCATAAAAGTGATTTGCGGCAGTCATCCTTTGGAACTTTTGGATGAAGCATTTGCTTATATGGTTAAAAATCCGGGGATTCCTTATACAAATCCGATGGTGGTTCGTGCGCTTGAAAAAAATATCCCAGTTATAACAGAAGTTGAGTTGGCTTATTTGATTTCTGAAGCTCCGATTATCGGTATTACAGGATCTAATGGTAAAACAACGACCACAACTATGATTGCCGATGTTCTTAATCATGCAGGACAGTCAGCACGACTTTCAGGAAATATTGGATTTCCGGCTAGTGAAGTGGCTCAGCCAGTAACAGAGAAAGATATTTTGGTTATGGAATTGTCTTCTTTTCAATTGATGGGAACGGAAAGTTTTCATCCGCATATGGCAGTGATTACCAATTTGATGCCAACTCATATTGACTATCATGGTTCATTTGAAAATTACATTGAAGCTAAATGGAATATTCAAAAAAATATGACAGAAAAAGATTTTCTTGTTCTTAACTTTAATCAGGATTTGGCCAAGGACTTAGCTAATCAAACGCAGGCAAAGATTATTCCTTTCTCAACTAAGGAGAAAGTAGATGGTGCTTATCTTGATGGCCAAATGCTCTGCTTCAAGGGACAAGCCATTATGTCAGCTTCTGAGCTTGGTGTACCAGGAAGCCATAATGTTGAAAATGCTTTAGCAACAATTGCTGTGGCTAAGTTATCAGGTGTTTCTAATGAAGCCATCAGAGAAACACTTATCCACTTCGGTGGTGTCAAGCATCGCTTGCAGTCTCTGGGGAACATTGCTGGTGTTAAATTTTATAATGATAGTAAGTCAACCAATATTTTAGCCACTCAAAAAGCTTTGTCAGGATTTGATAATAGCAAGGTTATCTTAATTGCTGGTGGTCTCGATCGCGGCAATGAATTTGACGAATTGGTTCCAGATATTAAGGGACTCAAGAAAATGATTATTTTAGGCGAATCTGCTCCCCGCCTTAAACATGCTGCAGTACAAGCTGGTGTCACCTATCTCAATGCCAAAGATGTTGCCCAAGCAACTCGAATTGCTTTTCAGGAAGCTAGTCCTGGAGATGTTGTCCTTCT